A part of Candidatus Eisenbacteria bacterium genomic DNA contains:
- a CDS encoding DUF11 domain-containing protein — protein MTATLVSIRSGVSRAFGALLLSGAVALAAVFPVGDAFAAPVAGTPIGNQASASYLDASGTSRTATSNSVTTIVTQVASLTLTASGSVVVAPGGQASFPHVLTNTGNGVDNFSLAIAALVGDDFNLTGATVYADADGNGLPDNFTPLASTGALNPNQVFRFVLVGNVPGAQVAGEVAQTRITATSGFDALQTAFNTDVVTVTGNAVVNVTKAISQNAGPSPSGPWTYTLTYTNAGNATATQLVLRDALPAGMTYVAGSARWSVTGATVLTDADSSDTHGVGVNNIKYDFGVSTAGSVRAVVNQIPAGASGTVTFQVNVNPGLAPQTLNNAATYTYADPFTTLGPFSTNVAPFTVNQSTSLTFTGQTIAAANQGSTLIYTNTLTNTGNGSDVFEITLTNNTFPAGSSVVLFRSDGVTPLTNSNGIPTADTGPLAAGASTTIVLQVTLPPSATGGPFSIDKLAASATTPGVTATATDVLTSINAAAVDLTNNAPGGPGAGAGPEGAPVVLNATNPGTTTRFTLFVANTGATADAYDMTISTDASFAAITLPAGWSVTFRNAGNAVITNTGSIAPGGNVQVFADVSVPAGYAAGTVSLYFRSRSPVSLATDRIHDAVSVNPLRSLALVPNNALQVAPGGTVTYSHLLSNTGNVIEGDGVGSFVALTVGDDQAAWTSVLYVDSNNNGAFDSGIDQPIGDLTTLGGLAPGANVRLFVRVFAPAGAPVGQVNLTTVTAATTNLGYPSAAPPPTVATDQTTVLNGQIQISKRQATDGNCDGTPEVAFTLANLSAAPGGCLRYEIVVTNVGTASITNLVVADATPPNTTYSAAIPGSTTQGTLSTPANGAAGTINANIGTLAPGGSVTIVFGIRIDP, from the coding sequence ATGACTGCAACACTCGTTTCGATTCGTTCCGGCGTGAGCCGGGCGTTCGGCGCCCTGCTCCTGTCCGGCGCCGTCGCGCTGGCTGCGGTGTTCCCGGTCGGCGATGCATTCGCCGCCCCGGTTGCCGGCACGCCGATCGGCAACCAGGCTTCCGCCTCGTATCTCGACGCATCCGGAACGTCGCGCACCGCGACGTCCAACTCGGTCACCACGATCGTGACTCAGGTCGCGAGCCTCACGCTCACCGCCAGCGGCAGTGTGGTGGTGGCGCCGGGCGGCCAGGCGTCGTTCCCGCACGTGCTGACCAACACCGGTAACGGTGTCGACAACTTCTCGCTCGCGATCGCCGCCCTGGTGGGTGACGACTTCAACCTGACCGGCGCGACCGTGTACGCGGACGCCGACGGGAACGGGCTGCCGGACAATTTCACGCCGCTGGCTTCGACGGGAGCCCTGAATCCGAATCAGGTGTTCCGCTTCGTGCTGGTCGGCAACGTGCCGGGCGCTCAGGTGGCCGGCGAAGTCGCGCAGACGCGCATCACCGCGACCAGCGGCTTCGACGCACTGCAGACCGCGTTCAATACCGACGTCGTGACGGTGACCGGCAATGCGGTCGTCAACGTGACCAAGGCGATCAGCCAGAACGCGGGCCCCTCGCCGAGCGGACCGTGGACCTACACCCTCACGTACACCAACGCCGGCAATGCGACCGCCACTCAGCTGGTGCTGCGTGACGCGCTCCCGGCCGGAATGACCTACGTCGCGGGCAGCGCGCGCTGGTCGGTGACCGGCGCGACGGTGTTGACCGACGCGGACTCGTCGGACACACACGGCGTGGGTGTGAACAACATCAAGTACGACTTCGGCGTCTCGACCGCGGGCTCGGTGCGCGCGGTGGTCAACCAGATTCCGGCCGGGGCATCGGGCACGGTGACGTTTCAGGTCAACGTCAACCCGGGTCTCGCGCCCCAGACGCTCAACAACGCGGCGACCTACACCTACGCCGATCCGTTCACCACGCTGGGGCCGTTCAGCACCAACGTGGCGCCGTTCACGGTCAACCAGAGCACCTCGCTCACGTTCACCGGCCAGACCATCGCCGCAGCGAATCAGGGCTCGACTCTGATCTACACCAACACCCTGACCAACACCGGAAACGGCAGCGACGTGTTCGAGATCACGCTCACGAACAACACCTTCCCTGCCGGTAGCAGCGTGGTGCTGTTCCGTTCCGACGGCGTGACGCCGCTCACCAACAGCAACGGCATCCCGACCGCGGACACCGGACCGCTCGCGGCCGGCGCTTCGACCACGATCGTGCTGCAGGTCACGCTCCCGCCGTCGGCGACGGGTGGACCGTTCTCGATCGACAAGCTCGCCGCCTCGGCGACCACGCCGGGCGTCACGGCGACCGCCACCGACGTGCTCACGAGCATCAACGCGGCCGCGGTCGATCTCACGAACAACGCACCCGGGGGCCCCGGCGCGGGTGCCGGCCCCGAAGGCGCCCCGGTGGTACTCAACGCAACCAACCCCGGCACCACGACGCGCTTCACGCTGTTCGTCGCGAATACCGGCGCCACCGCGGATGCCTACGACATGACGATCAGCACCGATGCCTCGTTCGCGGCGATCACGCTGCCGGCCGGCTGGTCGGTGACGTTCCGCAACGCCGGCAATGCGGTGATCACGAACACCGGTTCGATCGCTCCGGGCGGCAACGTGCAGGTGTTCGCCGACGTTTCGGTTCCGGCCGGATACGCGGCGGGAACGGTGAGCCTCTACTTCCGCTCGCGCTCGCCGGTTTCGCTCGCCACCGATCGCATTCACGACGCCGTCTCGGTCAATCCGCTGCGAAGCCTCGCGCTGGTTCCGAACAACGCACTGCAGGTCGCACCGGGTGGCACTGTGACGTACAGCCATCTGTTGTCGAACACCGGCAACGTGATCGAAGGCGACGGCGTCGGCAGCTTCGTGGCGCTCACGGTCGGCGACGATCAGGCGGCATGGACTTCGGTGCTGTACGTGGACTCCAACAACAACGGAGCCTTCGACAGCGGCATCGACCAGCCGATCGGTGATCTCACCACGCTGGGCGGCCTAGCTCCGGGCGCGAATGTGCGGCTGTTCGTGCGCGTGTTCGCTCCGGCCGGTGCTCCGGTCGGCCAGGTCAATCTGACGACGGTGACCGCGGCCACGACCAACCTGGGCTACCCGTCCGCAGCTCCGCCTCCGACGGTGGCGACGGATCAGACCACGGTGCTGAACGGCCAGATCCAGATCAGCAAGCGCCAGGCGACCGACGGCAACTGCGACGGCACGCCGGAAGTGGCCTTCACGCTCGCGAATCTGTCTGCGGCCCCGGGCGGATGCCTGCGCTACGAGATCGTGGTGACGAACGTCGGCACCGCCTCGATCACGAATCTCGTGGTCGCGGATGCGACGCCTCCGAACACCACCTACTCGGCGGCGATTCCGGGCTCGACCACGCAGGGGACACTCAGCACTCCGGCGAACGGCGCCGCGGGCACCATCAACGCCAACATCGGAACGCTCGCTCCGGGCGGATCGGTGACGATCGTGTTCGGAATCCGCATCGACCCCTAG